AATAAAAATATTTGGCATGATGCTCTTTGTACTTATCTAGGTTATGATATCAAAATGGTAAATAACTCCTATTATTTTGATAAAGCATATAATTTACCCCTAAAACAAATAAATTCATTTATCGAAGAAAAAATTGAAGATATCTATAAAGAAGTAAGAATATCTAATGGAGCTAAAGAAACTATAAATCAATTCTATGATCAAGGTTTTGATATCCATTTAATAACAGCACGAGATAAAAAACATCAACAAATCACTAAAAATTGGGTAGATAAAAATCAAATAAAATATACAAGTATATCACATGAAGAAGATAAAGCACCGCTAGCTTCTAAAAAAGAAATCAATATATTTATTGAAGATCATGTTAAAAATGCTCAAGAATTAAGCGAAATAGGAATTAAAGTCCTATTAGTTAATAAATATCACAATGCAGACTTTATTGAAAATAAAAATATGATTACTAGAGTTAATAATTGGACGGAAATTAGAGAAAAACTAAAAAAGCATTTTAAATTATAGGTAAAACCATATCTTTTTTATCAGATTTTATATAATTATTAGTTTCCTATATTACTACAAGAAGAGTTTTTTTCTAATCTTTCCTAGATTAAAAAAATGTACTTCCTCCAATAAATTCTTTTAAAATGGATACTTGAGGTGTGTCATCCTCTGGCATTGGCAAAAAACATGTTAATAATTTTAATAATCTTTGAGCCTGATAATAATTGTCATCTTCCATCTTTATCGCATGTAAAAGAGGTTCAACATATTTTTTTAAAACCGCTAACTCATAAATTAATGCTGAATTAAAAATTATATCGGCTTTTTCTTGATAAGGAAAAATATTGTTTTCTTCTCCTCTCCTTACTGCTGGCCACATATCAATTGTATTGCTTGCTGTATGATTGCGAAAATAATGATCCCTAACAATTCTTCTAATTAATCTAGTATCTGTAGTAGGTATTCGATTATGTTTATCAATATTTATTTGAGTTAAAGCACTAATATATATCTTATATTTAATATTTTCTGGTATTATTTCAGTTAAAAGACCATTTAAACTATGAATTCCTTCGATAATTATAGGTTGATCACTTTCTATTTTTAATTTCTTTCCTTTAAACTCTCTTTTTCCCAGATAAAAATTAAATGTAGGAATATTAATCAGTTCACCATTTATTAAGCTCAATAAATGCATATTAAATAAATCCAAATCAATTGCATTAATTGATTCAAAATCATAATTACCATCCTCATCTAGAGGAGTATCTTCTCTATTTACAAAATAATCATCTGTAGATATAGCAACAGGTCTTAAACCATTTACTCTTAATTGAATAGCTAAGCGCTGAGCAAATGTAGTTTTTCCCGATGAGGAAGGACCAGCAATTAAAATTATTTTATTATTTTCTATATCTTCAGATATCCTATCAGCAATATTTGCTATTTTTTTTTCATGAAGAGCTTCTGTAATAAGAATCAAATCGTTATATTCTTTATTCTTAATTACCTCATTTAGATCATCAACGCCTGATACCCCTATGACTTCTCCCCATTTCTCATATTCATAGAAAACTCCAGCTAATTTCGCTTGTTCAATAAATAAAGGAACATCATAGGGCTTACCCCTTTGAGGATATAATAATACAAAGCCAGGTGATCTCATATGAAGATCAAATCTATCAAGCACAGAAGTCCTCGGTACCATATTATAGAAGAAGTAATCAAAATATCCATCTAATTCATATACATCAAATTCATCTTTATTTATATCATTTAAAACATTAATTTTATCTTTCATTTCTTGTTGATTATATATGTGAATTAATTTCTTTTTTGAAAGCTTATGTTTTTTTATCTGAAAATTAGAATTTATAATATCAATCATATTTTCTTTAATTTTTATTAACTCTTCTTTTGTTAAAACTTTTTCTTTGTGTATTTCACAATATATTCCGTTACTAAGAGAATGCTCTATAGACAACTTAGAATTTGGAAACAAATCATATATGGCTTTAGCTAATACTATAAAAAGACTTCTACGATAAATCCGATTCCCAATTTCATCATTAATAGATAAAAATTTTATATTTGAGTCATCATATAAAGGCATAGATAAATCCTCTAATTGATTGTTTACAATTGCAGCTACTGTTATTTTAGGATCATAACCTTTTATTTTAAACATTAGTTCTTCTAATTTTATACCTTCCGGAAAAACATGATCTTTTCCGGAAATAGTCACATTAATCATCAAGTTCACCCCAATGTGATTTTTTTTTCTTAAATAATTTTTTTATTTCTTTTAAAACGTTTTCATCTTTTTCAGAATAATAATGTTTCCTTAAAATATTGCTAATTGAATTATCTTTTATTTCTCCTAAAGCCCATACTACATAAGTTCTTAAAACAGGAGATGGATTTTTTAATTCTTTAATTAATATAGGAAGATTATTAATTTCAGGTTTATTAGCCATATTAATTAAAGTATTACGTTTTAGTATCCTTAGACCTCTCCAAGTAATAGCTGATTCTTTCCAAGCTTCTGTAAGATTATTTTTTGTAAGTTCTAAAATTTGTTTACTATCAGCTTCAATTTTAGGCTTAAATTCTGGATGTCTATCAAGTGGAATTTTTTTATTATAAGGACAAATACTTAAACATGTATCACACCCCCATAAGTTATTCCCGATACTGTTTCTTTCTGTTTCACCTAAATATCCTTTTTTCTGCGTAATATAGCTCAAACACTTTTCGGAATCCAGGTGTAAAGGTGCTTTAAAAGCTTTTGCTGGGCATTTATCTATACATAAACTACATTCGTTACATCTAGACTGCATAGGTTCATCATATATCAAGTCTATATTTGTAATAATTTCACCTAACACTATATAAGATCCAAAGACAGGATTGATTAAATTATTACTCTTACCAATCCAGCCAAGACCGGCTCTATATGCAACTTCTCTGTCTAAGATTGAACCAGTATCACAATATGCTTTACTCTTAAAATTAGGAACTATCTTATAGAGATAATCTATTATTTCTTGCATTTTTTCTTCCATTATTAAATGATAATCTTTGCTGCGAGCATATAAGGAAATATACTGATTTCTTTGATTTGAAATATCACTACTAGCATAAGATAAGGCTAGAGCAATAATTGATTTTGCTGATTCTAAATGAT
This genomic interval from Halanaerobiaceae bacterium ANBcell28 contains the following:
- a CDS encoding nucleoside kinase, whose amino-acid sequence is MINVTISGKDHVFPEGIKLEELMFKIKGYDPKITVAAIVNNQLEDLSMPLYDDSNIKFLSINDEIGNRIYRRSLFIVLAKAIYDLFPNSKLSIEHSLSNGIYCEIHKEKVLTKEELIKIKENMIDIINSNFQIKKHKLSKKKLIHIYNQQEMKDKINVLNDINKDEFDVYELDGYFDYFFYNMVPRTSVLDRFDLHMRSPGFVLLYPQRGKPYDVPLFIEQAKLAGVFYEYEKWGEVIGVSGVDDLNEVIKNKEYNDLILITEALHEKKIANIADRISEDIENNKIILIAGPSSSGKTTFAQRLAIQLRVNGLRPVAISTDDYFVNREDTPLDEDGNYDFESINAIDLDLFNMHLLSLINGELINIPTFNFYLGKREFKGKKLKIESDQPIIIEGIHSLNGLLTEIIPENIKYKIYISALTQINIDKHNRIPTTDTRLIRRIVRDHYFRNHTASNTIDMWPAVRRGEENNIFPYQEKADIIFNSALIYELAVLKKYVEPLLHAIKMEDDNYYQAQRLLKLLTCFLPMPEDDTPQVSILKEFIGGSTFF
- the queG gene encoding tRNA epoxyqueuosine(34) reductase QueG, yielding MSSFQKRNLTNKIKKMAKEIGFDLVGITTAEPFSKAYQVIKNRNLNKFIKNDKVLLTHPKNHLESAKSIIALALSYASSDISNQRNQYISLYARSKDYHLIMEEKMQEIIDYLYKIVPNFKSKAYCDTGSILDREVAYRAGLGWIGKSNNLINPVFGSYIVLGEIITNIDLIYDEPMQSRCNECSLCIDKCPAKAFKAPLHLDSEKCLSYITQKKGYLGETERNSIGNNLWGCDTCLSICPYNKKIPLDRHPEFKPKIEADSKQILELTKNNLTEAWKESAITWRGLRILKRNTLINMANKPEINNLPILIKELKNPSPVLRTYVVWALGEIKDNSISNILRKHYYSEKDENVLKEIKKLFKKKKSHWGELDD